A stretch of DNA from Prochlorococcus marinus str. SB:
CTTTGTAATTTACCAGTTTGTATATAACAGCCCGCAATAGCTCCTTTACCGACTGCAAAAGTTGCTCTAACTTCAGCTTGTCCTAATGATTCTTCGACAAGATCGGGTTCAAGTAGACCTTCCATGGCCAACTGAATATCTTCTAAGAGTTTATAGATTACTTCATATTCTCTTATATCAACGTCATTAGCATCAGCTGCCCTCTTCGCGCCAGAAGCCAATGAGGTGTTAAATCCAATGATTACTGACCCAGATGCAGCAGCGAGATCTATATCTGTCTCAGTTATTTCTCCAGGAGCAGAAAGTAGGACTCTGACTTGAACTTCATTTTTTGGTAATTGTTCTAGTGATCCTAATATTGCTTCAACACTACCTTGAACATCAGCTTTGAGGATTAAGTTTAACTCTTTTAGTTCTCCATCATTTGCTTGAGTTGATAAGGATGATAAGCTGACTCTTCTAGAGGCCATTTGCTGAGCTAATTTTATGGCTCTAGCATCTGTTGCCCGGTCTCCGACAATGGCTCTAGCAGTTTTCTCATCAGAGTAGACTTCAAATTCATCTCCTGCAGTGGGTACCTCACTGAATCCTAGCGCTTCCACTGGGAATGATGGTCCTGCTTCTTTAATTCTATTACCATTTTCATCAACCATTGCTCTAATTTTCCCAAGGACTGAACCCGCAGCCAAAACATCCCCAGATTTCAAGGTCCCATTTTGTACTAACAAAGTAGCAACAGGCCCTTTTGCTTTGTCTAGGTGGGCTTCAATAACAGTACCTTTTGCGAATCTATTAGGGTTAGCTTGTAAATCTTCTACCTCTGAAACTAATAAAATCATTTCGAGTAATTTATCAATGTTTTGTTTTTTGATAGCGCTTACTGGAACCATCACTGTATCTCCGCCCCAATCTTCAGCAATCAAATCTTTTTCTGATAGTTCCTGCTTTACTCTGTCTGGAGATGCCCCTTCTTTGTCAATTTTATTTATTGCAACAACAATTGGCACTTTTGCAGCTCTTGCATGACTGATAGCTTCAAGCGTTTGAGGTCTGCAACCATCATCTGCAGCAACTACAAGAACTGCTACATCTGTAACTTTTGTACCCCTTGCTCTCATTGCAGTAAAGGCTTCATGACCAGGGGTATCAAGAAAAGTTAATTTTTTCTTTTGAGATTCATGTTCAAATTCAACTTGATAAGCTCCTATGTGTTGAGTGATGCCCCCTGCTTCCCCCGAAGCTACTCTTGATTCTCTGATGGAATCTAAAAGACTTGTTTTCCCATGATCTACATGACCCATCACCGTAATAACGGGTGGTCTTCTTATTAAGTTCTCAATATCTTCAGATTCAATCATATCTACTGTTTTCTCAGCAGCTTCTTGGATATCATCTTGCAAAACAGGGACCCCAAATTCTTCAGCTACTGTCTCAATAGTTGCTAAGTCGAGTGATTGAGTAACAGTTGCAGTTATTCCTTTGAAAAAAAGAGATTTGATTATTTCAGAGCTTTCAAGACTTAATTTATCAGCTAATTCTTGAACTGTTAAATTATCTTCGGGTACTATTATCATCTCAGGCCTGACTTGTTTGGCTTCTTTGGCAGCCTTTAACTCCATAGCTCTTCTTTTCTGTCTTTGCCTAGTAGTCTCTTTTTTCTTCTTTTTAAATTGTTTTATAGCTTTTTGAGATTTAGATTCATCTGACTTTTCTTTCTTTGGACGCGCTAAACTGGCTGATAAGATTGAAATTTTTTCTCCTGAATATCCACTAGTCTCAGATGTTAATGAATCATCATTATCGCCAATAATATGAACTTTCTGTCTTTGTTTTTGGGGATTTTTGCTTCTTAATGCTTCAAGTTTTGCGCTATCGTCCCAGTCTGTCTTCCCAGGTTTTTTAGAATTATTTGTAAATGCTCTATGAGGTAGTTTTTTGGAACCCGGAGCAGTGTTTGGACGACTATTAGGCGCTTTCACCTTCTGCTGAGATACCTCGATATTTTGTTTTGCGTTATTATTAATACCTAATTTGTCTTTCTCAGAGTTATTATTTTTTTGAAGTTGTAAAAGTTCGTTAGGTGATACTGGCTTTCTAATCCTAGAGGAATTTTGGCCATTGAATTTAGAACCAGGCCTATTATTGGGCATGCCAGATCTGTTGGGAGAACTAGGTCTATTGGGATTACCTTGCCTATTAAATGAACCAGGTCTGCCTTGATCTGAAGGTTTGTTTCTTAAACCAGGCCTATTGGGCATGCCAGATCTGTTGGGAGAACTAGGTCTATTGGGATTACCTTGCCTATTAAATGAACCAGGTCTGCCTTGATCTGCAGGTTTGTTTCTTAAACCAGGCTTATTGGGCATGCCAGGTCTGCTGGGAGAACCGGGTCTGTTAGAGGCAGTTTGTTTAAAAGTAATGTTTTGCTTATTAGGATTTATTTTTGGATCTTCTCTTCTTATTGGAGCTCCTACGAGCTCAGGGGTATTTACTCTATTATTAAAATCTTTTGTTTTTGGTTTGCTCGTATTTTGATTAGGTTTGTTTGATAGTTGTCTTTTATCCCTTGAATTGTAGATGCTCTTGGAAGATTCATTAGATTTGATATTATTATTAATATTTTTAGGCTTTGCAATTAGCTGAATAGGTGGTTTTGCCGGACTTTTGATAGGTGGGGTGGTATTATTTCCGAAAGTTTTTTTATCTTGGTTGAAATTCTGTGAAGGTTTACTATTTATTTTTGTATTTATAAGATTTGGTTGAGATTGTGAACTGTTTATAATATTAGGTTTATTTGGATTTTTAAATTGATTTGAAATTATTTTTACACTCTCAGGCTTGTTAAGTGGCTTTATCAATAATGGTTTTTTGTTTGAATTATCTTTGAGAGGTTTCCCTTTTTTAGAAGAGATAACAGAAGATTTATCTTCTTTATTTTGTTTGAAATTATCTTTTTTAATTGAAGGTTTATTAATGGAGAGTATTGTTTTATCTGAATTCTTTTTATTAATAAGATTTTTAATTTTTTTTGCCTCTTCTGCACTAATAGAACTGCTATGGCTTTTTACTGAAATTGAAAGTTTTTGAGCGGCATCCAGTATATCTTTATTTTCCAGATTCAAGTCTCTGGAAAGTTCGTAAATTCTGATTTTATCGCTGATAGTCATTTAATCTGATTTGTACTCTTTTTTAAATTAAAGAGGATTTAATTTAATTATATTCCCTTAATGGGGATAGTTATTGTAGCTTGTAATTTCTTTTTCAAAAATTTCAATAAATTCAGGTTCTAAAAATGTTTTTAAAGCTTTTTGAAGCTTTTTTTTGATCTTGGAATCTGAATAGCATTTTTTTGACTTGCAAATGTAAGCTGATCGCCCCATTCCCTTTTGAAGCATGGTACCTTGCTTATGATCTTTAGTAATTCTTAAAAGATCTTTCCTATCATATGTTTTTCTACATGAAATGCATACACGCATAACAGGGAGTTGTTGTATCACCGTTTTTTCTCCTCTTTGGCAGATATCTCAGTATCTTTAACAGTCTCTAATTGATCATTATCTGTGAATTCATCTCCTCCGTATTGTTCTTCTGCGAATTCTTCTTCATCTTCAGGAAGAGGGTAAAGCTCTCTTAATCTTGCATCTTCTGCAGCACGCTCAGCTTGTTCTGCTTCTAGTCTAAGCTCAGCTTCTCGCTGGAGATTCTCTTCATCTTCTCTTTGAATGATTAATTCAGATACTGCAGCATCTTCTGCTTCCTGATCGTATTCATGAGAATTTTTAACATCAATCTTCCAACCAGTTAATCTTGCTGCAAGTCTTACATTTTGTCCTTCCCTACCTATAGCTAGACTTAATTGATCGGGAGGCACTAGTACATGAGCGTGTTGACCTTCTGGGTCAACAAGTCTCACGAGATCGACTTTAGCAGGACTTAAAGAATTTAAAATATATTGTATTGGGTCAGATGACCATTTAATAACATCAATTTTTTCTCCTCTTAATTCATTTACTACTTGTTGGATTCTTGCTCCTCTTGCTCCAATACAAGCACCTACAGGGTCTACTTCTTGTTCGACGCTATCAACAGCTACTTTTGTTCTTGGCCCAACAGCTCTTGAAGGAGGATTAGCTTCTCTTGAAACGGCAACAATTTTTACCGTGCCTTCTTGAATTTCCGGCACTTCATTTTCAAATAAATAAACGACTAATCCAGCATTTGCTCTGCTTACAAAAAGTTGTGGTCCTTTTCTGGCTATCTCGCTAACTTCTTTCAAGAATACTTTGAAAGTTGCATTAGCTCTATAATTATCATTTGGTAATTGATCTCTTTTAGGAAGTTCTGCTTCTACTTCAGGCCTTCCAATACCAGAACTTACTCCCATTATTACTGATTGTCTTTCAAATCTTATAACTCTTGCAGTTAAAACAGGATCTTCCAAATCTGCAAATTCTTCTTGGATCATTTTTCTTTGTTGATCTCTTAATTTTTGAGCTAAAACTTGCTTTGTTGTTGAAGCAGCCATTCGTCCAAAATCCTCTTTTTCTGGAGTAACGTCTAAAACAACTGTGTCACCTATTTGAGCATCATCAGCTACTTGTTTAACTTCTACTAATGATATTTGATGATCTTCGCTCTCAACTTCTTCTACAATGATTTTACTTGATAAGATCCTATAACCTTCTTCATCTAGATCTAATCCAACATCAAAATTACTAAAGTA
This window harbors:
- the nusA gene encoding transcription termination factor NusA; amino-acid sequence: MALVILPGLNNLIEDISEEKKLPPNVVEVALREALLKGYEKYRRTFYIGINEDPFDEEYFSNFDVGLDLDEEGYRILSSKIIVEEVESEDHQISLVEVKQVADDAQIGDTVVLDVTPEKEDFGRMAASTTKQVLAQKLRDQQRKMIQEEFADLEDPVLTARVIRFERQSVIMGVSSGIGRPEVEAELPKRDQLPNDNYRANATFKVFLKEVSEIARKGPQLFVSRANAGLVVYLFENEVPEIQEGTVKIVAVSREANPPSRAVGPRTKVAVDSVEQEVDPVGACIGARGARIQQVVNELRGEKIDVIKWSSDPIQYILNSLSPAKVDLVRLVDPEGQHAHVLVPPDQLSLAIGREGQNVRLAARLTGWKIDVKNSHEYDQEAEDAAVSELIIQREDEENLQREAELRLEAEQAERAAEDARLRELYPLPEDEEEFAEEQYGGDEFTDNDQLETVKDTEISAKEEKKR
- a CDS encoding YlxR family protein gives rise to the protein MIQQLPVMRVCISCRKTYDRKDLLRITKDHKQGTMLQKGMGRSAYICKSKKCYSDSKIKKKLQKALKTFLEPEFIEIFEKEITSYNNYPH
- the infB gene encoding translation initiation factor IF-2 → MTISDKIRIYELSRDLNLENKDILDAAQKLSISVKSHSSSISAEEAKKIKNLINKKNSDKTILSINKPSIKKDNFKQNKEDKSSVISSKKGKPLKDNSNKKPLLIKPLNKPESVKIISNQFKNPNKPNIINSSQSQPNLINTKINSKPSQNFNQDKKTFGNNTTPPIKSPAKPPIQLIAKPKNINNNIKSNESSKSIYNSRDKRQLSNKPNQNTSKPKTKDFNNRVNTPELVGAPIRREDPKINPNKQNITFKQTASNRPGSPSRPGMPNKPGLRNKPADQGRPGSFNRQGNPNRPSSPNRSGMPNRPGLRNKPSDQGRPGSFNRQGNPNRPSSPNRSGMPNNRPGSKFNGQNSSRIRKPVSPNELLQLQKNNNSEKDKLGINNNAKQNIEVSQQKVKAPNSRPNTAPGSKKLPHRAFTNNSKKPGKTDWDDSAKLEALRSKNPQKQRQKVHIIGDNDDSLTSETSGYSGEKISILSASLARPKKEKSDESKSQKAIKQFKKKKKETTRQRQKRRAMELKAAKEAKQVRPEMIIVPEDNLTVQELADKLSLESSEIIKSLFFKGITATVTQSLDLATIETVAEEFGVPVLQDDIQEAAEKTVDMIESEDIENLIRRPPVITVMGHVDHGKTSLLDSIRESRVASGEAGGITQHIGAYQVEFEHESQKKKLTFLDTPGHEAFTAMRARGTKVTDVAVLVVAADDGCRPQTLEAISHARAAKVPIVVAINKIDKEGASPDRVKQELSEKDLIAEDWGGDTVMVPVSAIKKQNIDKLLEMILLVSEVEDLQANPNRFAKGTVIEAHLDKAKGPVATLLVQNGTLKSGDVLAAGSVLGKIRAMVDENGNRIKEAGPSFPVEALGFSEVPTAGDEFEVYSDEKTARAIVGDRATDARAIKLAQQMASRRVSLSSLSTQANDGELKELNLILKADVQGSVEAILGSLEQLPKNEVQVRVLLSAPGEITETDIDLAAASGSVIIGFNTSLASGAKRAADANDVDIREYEVIYKLLEDIQLAMEGLLEPDLVEESLGQAEVRATFAVGKGAIAGCYIQTGKLQRNCSLRVIRSEKVIFEGNLDSLKRAKDDVKEVNTGFECGVGCDKFSSWIEGDVIEAFKFVTKKRTLSQ